The following DNA comes from Geobacter sp..
TGCCGGGGACAGAATTTTGGAAAACGTCCCCAGGTAGATGATGTTGCCGTCCGGCCGCAGCCCTTGCAAGGAGGGAATCGGTTTACCGTGGTAGCGGAGCTCGCTGTCGTAATCGTCTTCGAGGATCAGCCTGTTGCCCGACTCCGCCCAGTCGATCAGGTTCAGCCGGTTGGCAATCGGCATGACGCAGCCAAGGGGGAGCTGATGGGAAGGGGTGACGTAGGCGATGCTACAGTCACTGGCCCTGAGCATCTCAAGGTCGATCCCGCTCGGCCCGACGGCTATCGGGACGACCCGGAACGCATTGTTGCTGAAGACCGCGCGCGGCAGGTGGTAACCGGGATTTTCCACCGCGACTGCTGCGTGGTCTGCCCGCAGCACGTGCGCCACGATATCCAGGCCCTGTTGCAGCCCCGCGCAGATGACGATCTGATCCGGCTCGCAGAGCACGCCCCGGGAGCGTTCCAGGTAGCGCTGGATGGTGAGGCGCAAGCCCCAATCCCCCTGGGGATCGCCGTACCCGGTCAGCTCGCGGGAGCTCCCGCGCAGGCACTCCAGGAAGCAGGTGCGCCAGAGCGCCGCGGGGAAGCTGGCAGGGTCGAGACGGGCAGGATGGAAATCGTAGGTGTAGGCTGGCGAAGGGTGCGGAAGGCGGCCTTGTTTTGTGCGGGGTTTCCGGGTGACGGCTTCATGATCCAACGCCGACACAAAATAGCCGCTGCGCTGCCTGCTATAGATATACCCTTCCGCGTACAGCTCGTGGTAGGCCCCTTCGACGGTATTGCGGCTGGTCGACAGCTCGGCTGCCAGATCCCTGACCGACGGGAGCTTGGTATGGGCAGGCAGCTTCCCCGAGAGCACATGCTCCCGGATCTGCCGGTAGAGCTGCCGATATAACGGGGCAGTGTCGTTAGTGTCCAGAACAAACATAGAAACGTCCCATCACCGCATAGTGGCTGAAAAACCACGCAACACCATGGAGGTCGTACCGATGATTCCCGAAAAACTGCTGGAAATACTGAAACAGGACGGCATTGTTGCCATCGCCACGCTGGGCCCGGACGGGCCGCATCTGGTCAACACCTGGAACAGCTACGTCCGCATAGCCGCAGATGGCCGCCTGCTGATCCCCGCCGGCTACATGCACCGCACCGAGGCCAATATCACCGTCAACCCGGAAGTCCTGATCACCCTGGGGAGCAGCAAGGTCCAGGGTCTGCACGGTCCCGGCGCCGGCTTCCTCATCAAGGGCAAAGCGGCCTTCATAACCTCCGGACCGGATTTCGACCTGCTCAAGTCAAAATTCGACTGGTTACGCGCTACCGTGGCAGTAACGCCCGATTCCATTACTCAGACGTGGTAGGCCACACGAATCGATACCGGAGGAGAGCGCCAGCGAAACCGCAAAGATATGGATGGTGAGGTCAAACCCGACAAACGCCTTTGATGGTTCCTGAGACATATCCGTTCCCTTGGTGGAGTCTGCGGCAACATAAAAAGCCGCACCAACCAGCGCATTGCCGGCCGGTGCGGCCCTGAATCAACGGGGTGTTCCCCCTGTTGCCATTGCTTCACCTCTTCCGATGTTTTCTCAGCTACTACGGACTTTTACACCACCTCCAGCCGGTTGGCAACCGTAAATGTCATTCGCACGATCCATTCATTCAGCCGTACACCGGTGCTGTGACAGCACCACTGTACGACCCCCTCGCCCTATGTCAGTCCTGCCATACAAACTGCCACACCGCGCCGCTACTTCACCATCCACGACGCCTTGGCCGGCAGCCTGGTCCCGTCTTCCAGGGTGGCCTGGGTGAGGCTGCCCGCCTCGGCCTGGATGCAGATGAAGTAGAGGTCCTCCGCGCCCGCCTTCCAGGCCCGCTCCCCCTCCGGGGCGACCCGGATCAGGCTCCCCTCGCTAATCGGGAACTCCTCGCCGTCCACATGGAACGTTCCGCTGCCACGCAGCACGATGTAGAGCTCTTCGTTCTTCGTGTGCCTATGGACGAACGGCATCCCCTTGCCGGCCGGCAGTCGGTTGAGCGAGACCTCGCAGCCAGTGAGGCCGAGCTCTTTGCCGATGAAGTACTTGCCGTGAAACCCCATGAAATCCCGCTCCAGCAGGTTTTCCAGCGGGCCGGCATCCTCTGCCGTGAAGTTCTTTCCGGTGATGGTCATGGTCTGTCTCCTTTCGTAGCAGCCCCAAGGGGTGCTCTCTCAGTCGCGCCGGGACCCCGGCGGGATGCGCCCCTCGCAGGGGACCGCGGTCTGGCAGAGGCCGCAGCCTGTCGCCGTGACGCCATACTCCTTGGCGAGCGCGGCGATGACGGTCTTGTAGACGTAGTCCCGACAGATATCCTTGTCATGCCCCTCCCGCGACAGCGCCCCGACCGGGCAGCGGGCGATGCAGGCACCGCAGGTCCCCTCCCGGTAAAAGAGACAGTTGTGGCGGAAATGGGGAGCGGTGCGCGGCGTCGGCGTCAGAGGGAGGTCGGTGACGACACTGCCGCAGCGCTGGGCAATGCCAACGGGGGTGATCAGGCCGTCGTTCAGGCTGAAGGTGCCGAGCCCGGCGGCATAGGCGGCATGGCGCTCGGACCAGGTGGAGGCGATGCCGACCGGCGTTTCGGCGAATTCCTGCCAGGAGGGGGCCAGTTGGGGCGCCACGGCCTTGTAGCCCTGCGCCTCCAGCCAGCTCACCAGCCGTTTCCGCAGGTCGGCGTTGCACTGCTCGCCAAAGGTGCGGGTCTGCGACCAGGCGCGGGACGGGAAACGCTTTTCCGGCCGGTTGCTGGCGCGGGTCGCAGGGGTGATCGGCAGGACCCAGCTGATCACCGTGGCGGCGCGGGCCTCCGGGCCGCAGGCGGCCTGCAGCACCTCATGCGGCGTCATGTGAAAGCTGCCGATGATCCGCTTGTAGTCGGCAAAGAGCGGATCGTCGGCAGCGGCGAACCCGACCAGCGGCGCGCTGAAATAAGGCTCGGTACTGTCCGGAAAGCGGTTCAGCGGGCTTTCGGCGACACAGCGGATAATCTCGTCGCGAACCTGTTCGTCCATCCCCTCCTCCTTCCGGTCAGGCCATGAGCCGGCGGGCCGTTTCCTCGGCCTGACGGAGTATATGCTCAGGAACCGTGTCAACGCTGTTGGGGCCGATCCCGCAGGCCCGGATCAAATGGACTTCGGAGAAACCCACCCATTTCAGGAACATCTCGTAACGGGGGAAGATATCGGCGAACATCGCCTCATCCGGGTGCCCTTGCGTGAGAACGAAGACCATTTTTTTCGGGGAGAGACGGCTCGGTTGCGGACTGGTGCGGTAATCCGGGGTCAGGTAGGAGAAGGTCCGGTCGATGAACCCCTTCAGCTGGCTCGTGACCTCGCCGTAATAGACCGGAGTGGCGAGCAGTACCAGGTCTGCCTCGCTCACCGCGGCGAGCACCTCGGTCAGGTCGTCGTTCAGCACACATCTGTCGAGCTTTGTCTTGCAGACGTAACAACCCTGGCAGCCCCGATAGGCGAGACCGTTCAGCGTATATTCCGTGGTCTCGGCCCCGAGGCTTGTCGCGGTTTCCATGAACCGGCGCGCAATGGCGGTGCTGTTGCTGTTTGTACGGGGGCTTCCCAGCAGACTGACTATTTTCATCGTTTCTCCTCCGCTCCTATGTTCTTGCCGATCTCCCATGCCGTGCCGATGCTGTCGCCCAGGCCGAAGTAGCGACGGTGGGCCGAATCCCAGACGATCGGCCGCACCTTGGTGATGTCGGGGTAACCCTTGTCGCCGAGTACCGACTCGTCTGCCTTGATGTCGACGATCTCGCCGACGAACTGGGTATGCAGGCCGATCTCCAGGGTATGAAGCAGCCGGCACTCCACCACCAGCGGTGTCTCCCCCACATAGGGGGCATCCACCAGCTCGCTTCGCACCGGGGTCCAGCCGCAGGCGGCGAACTTGTCCACGTCGCGACCGGAGGCGATGCCACCGAAATCGGCCTCTGCCACCTGGGCCTGGGAAGGAATACTGACCGTGAACGCCCGGCGGGCCTCGATTGCCGCATAGCTGTGGGTGGCACGGCGAAGCGACACGGTCACGCAGGGTGGCTGGCTGCAGCAGATGCCGCCCCAGGCGGCGTTCATGAAGTTGGCCCTGCCATCGGCATCATACGTCCCGACCAGCCAGACCGGGCAGGGCATGGCCAGTGTCTTTGCTCCCATCGATTTCTTCATCGGCTCCTCCTTCGGGTGTCAGAGTTATCATCCGCATTAGACCGGTCGTCTAGCATGCGGGCAAAAAAATTTATCGCGGCCGCAGGGTGGTGGCAAAGAGGATGTCGAGGAAATCCCGCATCGGTTGCGGCGATTTCATCACCTTGGCCCGCAGGATCGCCCCTTCCCAGCCGGAAAGGATGAAGCAGGCCACCGCCTCCACGTCCATCTCCCCCAGTTCCCCCCGTGTCTGGGCCTTGCGCAGGCAGGCGGCGAACTGCGCCCGCCAGAGGGAAAAGACCTGGTCGAGCCGCTCCCGGAACCGCTCGTTCAGGTCGGCCATCTCCTGGCCGAGGTTGCCGATCAGGCACCCCCTGGTGCAGCTGTTCTGGCTGACCCGCGTCAGGCCGCTTTCGAGAAAGTTGCGGATCCGGTTGAGCGGCGTCACCTCTTCGTCCTGCAGAAAGGTTTCCAGGCGCTGGGCAAAGCGTTCGGCAAAACGGTCGATCACCGCCAGGCCGAAATCCTCCTTGCTCCGGAAATAGTGGTAGAAGGAGCCTTTCGGGACCGCGGCCTCCTTGAGGATCGCCTCGATGCCGGTGGCGTTGTAGCCCTGGCGGGAGATCAGCTCAGTGCCGATCCGGACGATTTCCGTGCGCGTGTCTTTTTTGTCCATGGGAAACGTATAGACCGATCGGTCTAGCTTGTCAACCGGAAAGCTGCAGGGATCACTCCTTTTCCGCCACCAGGTAGATCCGGTGAAAGACCAGCTCCACCCGGCCGGCGGCGTTCGCTTCCGCGACGAACGATTCCCTGATCCCCTGCAGGAGCTGCGCGGAAAAGTCCGCCGGCAGCGGCGCCGAAAAGCAGTCCTGGTTGAGATAGCCGGCAGCGGCGCCGGAGCGGAAGACATCGAGCGACTGATCGACCGTATACTCCTGCCGCTCCTCGTCAATCCGGCTGAAAGGGACCCGGAACCCTGCCTGCTCGAACAGCAGCCGGTAGTCGCCCGCTGTCTCGCGGAAATGCCAGGGGGGGCGGAAGCCGGCAAAGAGCGCATCGATCCGGGGCACCCGGCGGCAATGCTCGATTGCCCGGAGAAAGTTCGGACAATAGCTCCTCGTAGCCGGGGCCTGGATGCCGACCCGCCCCGCCGGGCGCAGCGCCCGATGAAACCGCTCCAGCACGGCGGAGGGCTGGCTGAACCACTGGAACACGGAGCTGCAGTAAAGAATATCGAATTCAGCCACGAAGGGAAGCTCGTCGGCAGACATGACCGAGAACTCGATCTCTTTGCCGGCGCAGAGCTCCCGCGACTGCCGGATCATCCCCTCGGCCGGGTCGATCCCCGCCACGCGCCCCGAGGTCAGCTCCCGCAGTTCGGTCGTCAGGTTGCCGGCGCCGCACCCCACGTCCAGTATGTCGGCATCCGGCTGGATGTCGAGCAGCTCCATGAGCTGCCTCCCTGCCGATGCCTGCACCAGGGACTTTTCCCGATAGAATGTCGAGATTGTCGAAAAATCGCTCATGATTCACCCCTTCTTCGTGCCAACGAATACCCCGATCGGCACGGTATAGACCACCGTATCACCCTGACGGCGGGGGCTTATGCCCAGCGCGTCGACGCCGATGTCTGAGACGATCATTTCCTGCAACCGCTCCGCGTCCCCTTCCCTGGGAAAGGAGGCACGCAGCTGCGCTTCCAGTTCGATCTCCACCCCATAGGCGCTCTGCCGGCAACCCGTGAGTCCAGAGCCGGCAAACAGGGCGGCGAACTCATCAGTGGTCAGCGCGTGGGTGTGGGACGGGTCGCGCAGACGCTCCAGACAATCATAAGCTTTTGCCTTTTCCGGCGCAATGGCTACATCCGCCACCAGCACCCTGCCGCCGGGACGGCAGACCCTGATCATCTCCGCCAGCACCGCGCCGGGGTTGAGAAAGTGGTGAAAGCTGTAGCGGGTTATCACCAGAGAAAAGCAGCCGTCCTCATAGGGAAGCGGCAGAACGTCGCCGACCCGCCAGAAGAGGTTGGCCAACCCCTGCTCCTGCTGGCGCTTTTCAGCCTGGGCAATCATGGCCGGCGTAATGTCTATGCCCGTGACACTGCCGCTGTGCCCGGCAAACGCACACGCCACCAGCCCCGGACCGCAGGCCACGTCGAGCACGCTGTCTCCCCGGCTCGGCCGCGCCATTGCCAGCAGCAGCTCCATGGCATCCAGGTGGCCGGGTACCTGGGCAAACGGCACGGCCTGGCGGGAAAACTGATCAATGATCTCTTCGTTATGGCTCCGACTCATGGGGTCCGCTCCTCTCCGGATATGGTACCCAAAACTATAGCTTGATTCCGAATGTCTGTCTTTCTATACTATGACAATGAGTATCGCAAAACTGACAAGATTGGCTCCGGTGGAGCTTGGCTTCCGTCTGGATCCGATGCTCCCCGTCATCCCGCTGGCCATTGAGGTCAATCCACAAAAGATGGGGTCCCGAGAGGTGGGGTGCGCGGCGGTCCACGCCCACCCGCGCGGCCAGCTGATTTACGCCAGCAGCGGCGTGATGCGGGTGATCTGCGGCCGCGACATCTGGGTGGTGCCGCCATCTCAGGCAGTCTGGGTACCCCCCAACCAAGAGCACGAGGTCTATTTCCCCGGCAATGTGGCCCTACGCAGCCTCTTCGTCGACCCGTCGGCAATCGCCGGTCTACCGCAGCAGTGTACCGTGCTGAAGGTAACGTCGCTCCTGCGGGAGCTGATCCTGGCGGCAGTGCGGGTGGGGGAGCGGTATGAGCCCGACGGTGTCGGCTGGCGGCTGATGCAGGTGCTGCTGGACGAGCTGCGGCAGGCAGAATCGACTCCGCTGCACCTGCCGATGGCGCAGGACGAACGGGTCATGCGGGTGATCGAAGCGTTGCTGCAGAATCCGGGCGACCCGCGTGACTTGAGGGACTGGGGGAACATGGCCGGTGCCAGCAGCCGGACCCTGGCGCGCCTGTTCATCAGCGAGACCGGCCTGACTTTCGGCGCCTGGCGCAAGCGGCTGCTCCTCCAGGAAGCGGTCAACCGTCTGGGCCAGGGGGAGCAGATAACACGGATTGCCTTCGATCTGGGCTACCGGAGCCTGAGCGCCTTTATTGAGATGTTCCGCCGAGAGTTGGGAAGCTCACCTCGCCAGTACGCCCGGCAACAGGAGGCGACATAGCGGATGGCAGCGTGCCCCTGGCAAAACGGCCCGGATACCGCATCGCCGGGCCGTTTCGCAACCGCACAATCTGTTGACTCAAGGGGAAAAAACAAGTAAGTTGGGGGCATTTAACTCTATCGGATTGTCCGCATGCTGCGAGCCTATCTGTTTCTGGTGTTGTTTGTCCCCCTGACATTCCTGCTGGCTTTCAGCGCACTCATCGCCACGCTGTTCGATGCCAGCGGCAGGGCGTATCATTTCCATGCCCGGCTCTGGAGCCGGATCAGCCTGCGGATGGCAGGGGCCAGGATCGAAACCTACGGCCAGGAGCTGATCCCCCGCGGCGAGCCGGTCATCTTCATGAGCAACCACCAGAGCAACTTCGATATCCTGGCCCTGTACCAGGCCATACCGGAGCGGTTCTCCTGGATCGCCAAGGAAGAGCTCTTCAACATCCCGGTCTTCGGCCATTCCATGCGGCGGGCCGGCTACATCCCGCTGGACCGCAGCGACGGCCGGCGCTCCCTGCGCAGCATGGTGGCCGCAGCCGAGCACATCCGCAGCGGGCACAGCGTGGTCATCTTCCCGGAGGGGACCCGCACCAACGACGGCGATCTCCTCCCCTTCAAGATGGGGGGATTTCTCCTCACGGAAAAGGCCAGGGTTCCGATCGTGCCGGTCACCATCAACGGCAGCGGCCGGATCAACCCGGCCAAGGAGATCAGGCTCAAGCCGGGAACCATTTCCATCTCCTTTGCCGAGCCGATCTCCGTGCAGGCGCAGACGGGCCGCAAGCGCGACGACCTTGCCGAGCAGGTCAAGGCGGCCATAAACGCCAATCTGGAGCACTAGACGTGACATTCATCGCCATCGCCCTGATCATCTGCGGCATCGCAGGGGTCGCCTGGGGGCTGCCCGCCCTGCACCGGCTGCGCAAACCTTTTGACATCCTGGCAGCGCTCACGGTGCTGGCCGGCGTCGTCGCCGCCCTTCTCGGCTGCCTGCTGGCAGCGGTGCCCGGATTTTTCGCCGGATGAGCCATCCCATGGACAAACCGAAACATATCGCCCTGAACGTCGCCGTGGCCGGAGTCATCGCACTCCTGCTCATCTGGGGCACGACCCAGTACCGCCAGTGGAGCCAGTTCAACAAAGGCGACCAGGCCCTTGCCAGCGGCGACTACATCGGCGCCATCGCCGGCTACGAAGCTGCCATCCACATGTACACCCCGCTCTCACCGCTGGTGGGGCGTGCTGCGGAAAAGCTCTGGCTTATCGCCCAGACCCTGGAGCAGCGGGGAGACACTGCCAAGGCGCTGGTTGCCTACCGGTCGCTGCGCAGCTCCTTCTACGCCGTGCGCGGGCTGTATGAGCCGGGCAGAGCGTGGATCGACAAGTGCGATGCCCGGATTGCCGCGCTGACAGGCGCTCCGGCGACTCTGCCGCACCAGCCTGCCCGACCCTGAAAGGGGATCACCCATGACCACCGAGAACCGCGACACCACCGGCCTGAAGATCATCCCCCTGGGGGGGCTCGGTGAAATCGGCCTGAACATGGCGATCTTCGAATACGGCGAAGACATCATCGTCGTCGACTGCGGCCTGATGTTCCCCGACGCCTCCATGCTGGGGATCGACCTGGTGGTGCCCGACATCACCTACCTCAGGGAGCGGGCCGACCGGGTCCGGGGCATCTTCCTGACCCATGGCCACGAAGACCACATCGGCGCCCTCCCCTATGTGCTGCCGGAGATCAACCCGCCCCTGTTCGGCACGGCCCTCACCCTGGGACTGGTCAAGGCCAAGCTGAAGGAGTTCGACCTGGACTCCAAGGTGGACCTGCGGGTGATGAAGCCCCGCGGCAAGGCAACGGCCGGCTGCTTCACGGTGGAGTTCATCAGGGTGACCCATTCCATCGTCGACGGCTGCGGCCTGGCCATCCGGACCCCGGAAGGGGTGGTGATCCATACCGGCGACTTCAAGATCGACCAGACCCCGGTGGATGGGGAGCTGACCGACCTGGCCACCTTTTCCCGCTATGGCGAGGCCGGGGTGCTGGCCCTCATGTCCGACTCCACCAACGTCAAGCGCCAGGGGTACACCATCTCCGAACGCTCCGTGGGCGAGGCCTTCCTCGATCTCTTCCCCAAGTGCGACTCCAGGATCATCGTGGCGGCCTTCTCCAGCAACATCCACCGGGTCCAGCAGGTGGTGGACGCGGCCCTGGCCTGCAACCGCAAGGTGCTGCTGAACGGCCGCTCCATGATCGCCAACGTGCAGATCGCCCGTGAACTCGGTTACCTCAGGATTCCCGACGGACTCCTCATCGACCTGAAGGAACTCCCCCGCCTCCCCAGGGAAGAGGTCTGCATCGTCACCACCGGCTCCCAGGGGGAACCGATGAGCGCCCTGACCCGGATCGCCATGGACGACCACAAGCAGATCAAGCTGGAGCGGGGCGATACGGTCATCCTGTCGTCGCGGGTCATCCCCGGCAACGAGAAGACCATCACCGACATGATCAACCACCTCTACCGCCGCGGCGCCGAGGTCTTCCACGAGCAGGTCTCCGAGGTCCATGTCTCCGGACATGCCAGCCAGGAGGAACTGAAGCTGATGTTAAACCTCGTCCGGCCCCAGTGGTTCATCCCGGTGCACGGCGAGTATCGCCACCTGGTCCGCCACGCCCGCCTTGCCCAGCGGGTCGGCATCCCGGCAGAGCGCTGCATCGTCGCCAACAACGGCGACGTCATCGCCTTCTCCCAGGGGGAAGGGTGTGTCCTCGGCCAGGTGGAAAGCGGTCGGATCTTCGTCGACGGCAAGGGGATCGGCGACGTGGGGGAGATCGTTCTCAAGGACCGCAAGCATCTCTCCGAGGACGGCATGGTCGTGGTCATCATCGGCATCGCCCAGTCCAGCGGCGACATCATCTACGGCCCGGATATCGTCTCCCGCGGCTTCGTCTTCGAAGACGAAAGCCAGGATTACCTGGACGCGGCCCGCCAGGTGGTTACCGACACCCTGTCTCAGCTCAACGCCGAGGTAATGGGGGACTGGAACGAGGTCAAGCAGGAGGTGCGGCAGGGGCTGCGCCGCTTTTTCAAAAAAACCATCGAGCGGCGCCCCGTGATCCTGCCGCTCATTCTTGAAATGTAACAAACCCCATGCATACTGGAATGGACCGACGATAAATTGCCATGGAAACCACTGAACCGAAAAAAGAGAAACTGACCAGCGAGATCAAGGGGATGCTCCTGGGGGCAGCCGGGCTCTTCCTGCTGGTGGCGCTGGCATCCTTCAATGCCGACGATCTCTCCTTCAATACCTTCTCGTCGGAGAATGTGATCCGCAACTTCGGCGGCCGGCTCGGCGCCCAGATCGCCGACCTTTTGCTGCAGTTCTTCGGCGTTGCCGCCTATCTGGTGCCCGGCGCCTGCCTGGTAACGGCCTACCGGCTGCTCCGTTTCAAGGAGCTGAAGCTGACCGTCTACAAGTGCTTCGCCTTTGTGGGGCTGCTGGTCTCCCTCTCCGCCCTGTTCGCCTTCAACATCGAGTTCACCGACCTGCTCGGCCAGCGGATCCCCACCGGCGGCGCCATCGGCTACAAGACCGCCTCGCTCCTCAAGGGGCTGCTCGGCGTCACCGGGGCGCTGCTGTTGCTTTTGCCGATGCTGGCCGCCTCCATCACCATCATGTCGCGCTTCTCCTTTGTCCTGTTCGCCGACTGGTGGATCAACGCCCTGGGGGACCGCTGGTCTCGCTACCGCGAGAAACGGGCGCTCAACCGCGAGCTGCTGAAGGACGAAAAGCCGAAAAACAAGGATCGGGACAAGGTGGAACCGGTGATCAAGCCGGTAACCGTGGCACCCGCCCCCTCCCCGGCCACCCAGACCAAGCGGGACAAGCGGGACGAAGAAAAGAGCCGCCCCCAGCAGGAGCTGTTCGATTTCGCCAAGAGCGACGGCGATTTCCGCACCCCGCCGCTCTCCCTCCTGGACCCGCCCCAGGCCAGCAACCGCAAGGTGGACAAGGAAGTCCTCACCATGAACGCCCGGCTCCTGGAGAAAAAGCTTCGGGACTTCGGCGTCGAGGGGGAGGTGGTAGAGATCTGCCCCGGCCCGGTGGTCACCATGTACGAATTCGCGCCCGGACCGGGGATCAAGGTGAGCCGCATCGCCGGGCTCTCCGACGATCTCTCCATGGCTCTGCAGGCGCTCTCCATCCGGATCGTGGCGCCGATCCCCGGCAAAGGGGTGGTGGGAATCGAACTCCCGAACCGCGACCGGGAGATGGTCTCTCTCAAGGAGATCTTTACCAGCGAGGAATTCCAGGCAGGGAAGCACAAGCTCCCGCTGGCGCTGGGGAAAGACATCGCCGGCATCCCGCTGGTGACCGACCTGGCGCGCATGCCGCACCTGCTGGTGGCGGGCGCCACCGGCTCGGGCAAATCGGTCTCCATCAACACCATGATCCTGTCGCTCCTCTACACCGCCACCCCCCGCAACGTCCGGATCATCATGGTCGATCCGAAGATGCTGGAGCTCTCCGTCTATGACGGCATCCCCCACCTGCTGCTGCCGGTGGTGACCAACCCGAAGAAGGCCTCCATAGCCATGCGCTGGGCGGTCGAGGAGATGGGGCGGCGCTACCGGCTCATGGCCGACAAGGGGGTCAGGAACATCGACTCCTACAACAAGGCGCTGGAGCGGGAGGAAAAAGAGACCGCCGAGAACCTGGCCCGCGAGACCGTGGTGGTCGAGGAGGTCGAGGAGCCGGCCGGCGACGAACAGATGGCCATCGAGGCGTTCCTGGAAAAGGACGAGCAGCTGGAGCACGGCCATCTCCCCTACATCGTCATCGTGGTGGACGAACTGGCCGACCTGATGATGGTGGCGGGCCGCGAGATCGAGGAATCCATCGCCCGGCTGGCCCAGATGGCCCGCGCCGCCGGCATCCACCTGATCCTGGCGACCCAGCGGCCGTCGGTGGACGTCATCACCGGCCTGATCAAGGCCAACTTCCCGGCCCGGATCTCCTTCCAGGTATCGAGCAAGATCGATTCCCGCACCATCCTCGACTGCAACGGCGCCGAATCGCTCCTTGGCGCCGGCGACATGCTCTTCCTGCCGCCGGGGACCGCCAAGCTGCAGCGGAGCCACGGCGCCTTCGTCTCCGACGCCGAGGTGCAGCGGGTGGTGGACTTCCTGAAGAAACAGGGGAAACCGGTCTACGACAAGTCGATCCTGGAGGTCAAGGTAGGCGACGACAAGGGGGGCGACGGCGACGAAGAGCTGGACGACCGCTACGACGACGCCGTGGCCCTGGTGGCAGAGGCCAAGCAGGCATCCATCTCCATGATCCAGCGCCGTCTGCGGATCGGCTACAACCGCGCCGCCCGGATCATCGAAAAGATGGAGCAGGAAGGGATCGTCGGTCCCTCGGACGGCACCAGCAAACCACGGGAAGTGTTCATCAACAAGCTGTAAAACGGCCATCAGATCGGCCTCTGCTTACCTGTTCCCGGCCCGGGGAGCAGAAGAAGGAGATCCCATGACCCATTGCCGCAAAGACAATCTGGTCCATTTCGCCGTGACCATCATCAGCAAGGATCGCCCCGGCATCGTGGCAGACGTGACCGAGGTGCTGTTCCGGCTCGGCTGCAACATCGAGGATTCGAGCTGCACCATGCTGGGTGGCGACTTTGCCATGATCCTGGTCGTCTCCCACGACAAGCCGTTTGCCAAGGCGAAGCTGGCGGACGAGTTCAAGCTGCTCCACGAGCGGACCGGGCTGCAGATCCACATCCGCTCCCTCTCCGAAGAGGAGATCTGCCCGGTAAAGGACGAGGGGGAACTCTGCCTGGTCTCGGTCTACGGCTCGGACCAGCCGGGGATCGTCTACCGGGTGACCCGGGCCCTGGCCGATCGCAGGGTCAACATCACCGATCTGAACACCAAGCTGATCGGCACCAGGGAAGAGCCGGTCTATGTGCTGATGCTGGAGGCGA
Coding sequences within:
- a CDS encoding helix-turn-helix domain-containing protein, with the protein product MTMSIAKLTRLAPVELGFRLDPMLPVIPLAIEVNPQKMGSREVGCAAVHAHPRGQLIYASSGVMRVICGRDIWVVPPSQAVWVPPNQEHEVYFPGNVALRSLFVDPSAIAGLPQQCTVLKVTSLLRELILAAVRVGERYEPDGVGWRLMQVLLDELRQAESTPLHLPMAQDERVMRVIEALLQNPGDPRDLRDWGNMAGASSRTLARLFISETGLTFGAWRKRLLLQEAVNRLGQGEQITRIAFDLGYRSLSAFIEMFRRELGSSPRQYARQQEAT
- a CDS encoding 1-acylglycerol-3-phosphate O-acyltransferase, giving the protein MLRAYLFLVLFVPLTFLLAFSALIATLFDASGRAYHFHARLWSRISLRMAGARIETYGQELIPRGEPVIFMSNHQSNFDILALYQAIPERFSWIAKEELFNIPVFGHSMRRAGYIPLDRSDGRRSLRSMVAAAEHIRSGHSVVIFPEGTRTNDGDLLPFKMGGFLLTEKARVPIVPVTINGSGRINPAKEIRLKPGTISISFAEPISVQAQTGRKRDDLAEQVKAAINANLEH
- a CDS encoding RNase J family beta-CASP ribonuclease; this translates as MTTENRDTTGLKIIPLGGLGEIGLNMAIFEYGEDIIVVDCGLMFPDASMLGIDLVVPDITYLRERADRVRGIFLTHGHEDHIGALPYVLPEINPPLFGTALTLGLVKAKLKEFDLDSKVDLRVMKPRGKATAGCFTVEFIRVTHSIVDGCGLAIRTPEGVVIHTGDFKIDQTPVDGELTDLATFSRYGEAGVLALMSDSTNVKRQGYTISERSVGEAFLDLFPKCDSRIIVAAFSSNIHRVQQVVDAALACNRKVLLNGRSMIANVQIARELGYLRIPDGLLIDLKELPRLPREEVCIVTTGSQGEPMSALTRIAMDDHKQIKLERGDTVILSSRVIPGNEKTITDMINHLYRRGAEVFHEQVSEVHVSGHASQEELKLMLNLVRPQWFIPVHGEYRHLVRHARLAQRVGIPAERCIVANNGDVIAFSQGEGCVLGQVESGRIFVDGKGIGDVGEIVLKDRKHLSEDGMVVVIIGIAQSSGDIIYGPDIVSRGFVFEDESQDYLDAARQVVTDTLSQLNAEVMGDWNEVKQEVRQGLRRFFKKTIERRPVILPLILEM
- a CDS encoding DNA translocase FtsK, translating into METTEPKKEKLTSEIKGMLLGAAGLFLLVALASFNADDLSFNTFSSENVIRNFGGRLGAQIADLLLQFFGVAAYLVPGACLVTAYRLLRFKELKLTVYKCFAFVGLLVSLSALFAFNIEFTDLLGQRIPTGGAIGYKTASLLKGLLGVTGALLLLLPMLAASITIMSRFSFVLFADWWINALGDRWSRYREKRALNRELLKDEKPKNKDRDKVEPVIKPVTVAPAPSPATQTKRDKRDEEKSRPQQELFDFAKSDGDFRTPPLSLLDPPQASNRKVDKEVLTMNARLLEKKLRDFGVEGEVVEICPGPVVTMYEFAPGPGIKVSRIAGLSDDLSMALQALSIRIVAPIPGKGVVGIELPNRDREMVSLKEIFTSEEFQAGKHKLPLALGKDIAGIPLVTDLARMPHLLVAGATGSGKSVSINTMILSLLYTATPRNVRIIMVDPKMLELSVYDGIPHLLLPVVTNPKKASIAMRWAVEEMGRRYRLMADKGVRNIDSYNKALEREEKETAENLARETVVVEEVEEPAGDEQMAIEAFLEKDEQLEHGHLPYIVIVVDELADLMMVAGREIEESIARLAQMARAAGIHLILATQRPSVDVITGLIKANFPARISFQVSSKIDSRTILDCNGAESLLGAGDMLFLPPGTAKLQRSHGAFVSDAEVQRVVDFLKKQGKPVYDKSILEVKVGDDKGGDGDEELDDRYDDAVALVAEAKQASISMIQRRLRIGYNRAARIIEKMEQEGIVGPSDGTSKPREVFINKL
- a CDS encoding amino acid-binding protein, with the translated sequence MTHCRKDNLVHFAVTIISKDRPGIVADVTEVLFRLGCNIEDSSCTMLGGDFAMILVVSHDKPFAKAKLADEFKLLHERTGLQIHIRSLSEEEICPVKDEGELCLVSVYGSDQPGIVYRVTRALADRRVNITDLNTKLIGTREEPVYVLMLEAILPVGLTVEDASALLDNLKKELNVEISVRAITPVSL